One Brassica napus cultivar Da-Ae chromosome C2, Da-Ae, whole genome shotgun sequence DNA window includes the following coding sequences:
- the LOC125581680 gene encoding protein SAR DEFICIENT 4-like has product MASLPVFIPAKLFPSILSHETLINHFQTNLPRHSSTITSPVRQNHIVSPPSSLLLMPSWSSSPSLPYMGVKLVTYFPHNSSQNLPGIHGSYTLFSSTTGQTLASMDGTVLTLYRTSSVSGLGSKILARDDSQVLIMVGSGALAPHLIKSHLAAKPSLRRVFIWNRTPQKAQDLADTLSKDSQHSKISFESHHSLDEIIPLGDIISCATNSTVPLVRGELLKPGTHLDLVGSFSHEMKECDDEAIKRGRVFVDNDTALVEAGELVGPFERGVITREEICGNLVELVKGEKEGRKSASEITVFKSVGSGTVDLLAAQLVYETYLSSS; this is encoded by the coding sequence ATGGCTTCGCTCCCAGTTTTCATTCCGGCCAAGTTGTTTCCTTCGATCCTCTCACATGAAACCTTGATCAATCACTTTCAGACCAATCTCCCCAGACATTCCTCAACAATCACAAGCCCTGTCCGCCAAAACCACATCGTTTCACCACCTTCTTCTCTCCTACTCATGCCTTCTTggtcatcttctccttctctccCTTACATGGGCGTCAAGCTCGTCACCTATTTCCCTCATAACTCCTCTCAGAACTTACCAGGCATCCATGGATCCTACACACTCTTCAGCTCCACCACAGGACAAACCTTAGCATCAATGGACGGTACCGTATTAACCCTTTACCGCACTTCCTCTGTTTCAGGCCTAGGCTCCAAAATCCTAGCTAGAGACGATAGTCAGGTGCTGATCATGGTTGGTTCCGGTGCTCTCGCACCACATCTGATCAAATCCCATCTTGCTGCGAAACCAAGTTTGAGAAGAGTGTTCATATGGAACAGAACCCCTCAAAAGGCTCAGGATTTAGCTGACACTCTCTCTAAGGATTCTCAACACAGCAAAATCTCATTCGAGAGCCACCATTCGTTAGATGAGATCATTCCTCTTGGAGATATCATAAGCTGTGCAACAAACTCAACCGTTCCATTGGTCAGAGGCGAGTTATTGAAACCCGGAACACATCTTGACCTTGTTGGATCGTTTAGCCATGAGATGAAGGAATGTGACGACGAGGCGATCAAGAGAGGGAGAGTGTTTGTGGATAACGACACTGCGTTGGTAGAAGCGGGAGAGCTGGTGGGACCGTTTGAGAGAGGAGTGATAACGAGAGAAGAGATTTGTGGGAACTTGGTTGAGTTGGTAAAGGGGGAGAAAGAAGGGAGAAAGAGTGCAAGTGAAATAACTGTGTTCAAGTCTGTTGGTTCGGGTACTGTAGATCTCTTAGCTGCACAACTTGTTTATGAGACTTATCTCAGTAGTTCTTAA
- the LOC106407018 gene encoding DNA-directed primase/polymerase protein, with translation MAKKLSGKTTMDDVDRLFQCFKCGISPPASAMRERKRRKKMLNPDNNTSPETCKSLQTSSLSGKRNQIDASPSLESLSGSSNVKKTIGRQFSPVVFYGSPNGVPPKRPLSLLRLLREIRIDLTEERKAISRKQVWATFPRQDEAVKFVKRHENARVFSYQDHFSGQRRFLVSTYEDFWNRYKSMDPRRRHHYEVIQEGLPCHMYFDLEFNQKVNEGKDVDQMVDILISVILEALHEKYAIEGQEEWMVELDSSTKDKFSRHLILIIPKVAFKDNLHVGAFVGELCSRIVSTKEKDERLRKLFVHKEANDSASLLFVDTAVYSRNRCFRLALSSKAGKTSVLLPTGRFKCKDMSEQDVFMSSLICNVTSDCEKLLVCKMESDCMKTLCFDTEVNNNSIVRDQRAHKFQVDACTSDMSTSYFGGKSPFPLVDQFVESIASTGIVSGKIRCWYWFSEDSLIVYSMLRNRYCERIGREHKSNHVMYIVDIRRGIYYQKCYDPDCRDYRSPIRPVPDSYLPEDIVYDQGEAQNVSNNLYLEGESYIDNEREPDSASSRGSWWLEAAKIADDLESKPKTLEPHTLESFEEDDDWWIAVEESLQGISSLSPSPKCPLI, from the exons atgGCGAAGAAACTAAGCGGGAAGACGACCATGGATGACGTAGATCGATTGTTTCAGTGTTTCAAGTGTGGAATCTCTCCTCCTG CCTCTGCTATGAGAGAAAGGAAACGGAGAAAAAAGATGTTGAATCCGGATAACAACACTTCTCCTGAGACCTGTAAGAGCTTGCAGACAAGTTCTTTGTCTGGTAAAAGAAACCAGATTGATGCAAGTCCCAGTCTTGAATCCCTT TCTGGTTCCAGTAATGTAAAGAAGACTATTGGGAGACAGTTTTCACCAGTTGTATTCTACGGGTCTCCCAATGGCGTTCCtcccaaaaggcccttgagtttGTTGAGGCTGTTACGCGAGATACGTATTGATCTCACTGAAGAAAGGAAAGCAATCTCCAG GAAACAAGTTTGGGCTACATTTCCTCGGCAAGATGAAGCGGTTAAGTTTGTAAAGAGGCATGAGAACGCGCGTGTTTTTAGTTATCAAGATCATTTCAGTGGACAAAGAAGGTTTCTGGTTTCAACTTATGAAGATTTCTGGAACAG ATACAAATCTATGGATCCAAGGCGTCGACACCATTAtgaagtgattcaagag GGACTGCCATGCCATATGTACTTTGATTTGGAGTTCAATCAGAAAGTAAATGAAGGAAAAGATGTGGATCAAATGGTTGATATCTTGATATCAGTCATTCTAGAAGCATTGCATGAGAAATATGCTATTGAAGGACAAGAGGAGTGGATGGTAGAGCTTGATTCCTCTACTAAAG ATAAGTTCTCCCGGCATTTGATTCTCATCATTCCAAAGGTTGCCTTTAAGGACAACTTACACGTTGGTGCTTTTGTAGGAGAG CTATGCTCACGGATAGTAAGTACGAAGGAAAAAGATGAGAGGTTACGCAAGTTGTTTGTTCACAAAGAGGCTAATGATTCGGCATCCCTACTTTTTGTGGATACTGCTGTTTACTCGAGAAACCGTTGCTTCCGTCTTGCATTATCATCCAAAGCTGGAAAGACGTCGGTACTTCTACCTACAGGACGCTTCAAATGTAAGGATATG AGCGAACAAGATGTGTTCATGTCATCCTTAATCTGCAACGTGACATCAGATTGTGAGAAGCTTCTGGTTTGCAAGATGGAGTCAGACTGTATGAAGACACTTTGCTTTGACACAGAG GTGAACAATAACAGTATTGTAAGAGACCAGAGAGCTCATAAATTCCAAGTGGATGCTTGCACAAGTGACATGTCAACATCGTACTTCGGGGGCAAATCCCCGTTCCCGCTCGTAGACCAATTCGTAGAATCCATTGCTTCCACCGGGATTGTCTCAG GTAAGATAAGATGCTGGTACTGGTTTTCAGAAGATAGCCTGATTGTGTACAGCATGTTGAGAAATAGATACTGCGAACGCATTGGCAGGGAACATAAAAGCAATCATG tgaTGTACATCGTTGACATCAGAAGGGGAATCTATTATCAGAAATGCTATGATCCAGATTGTCGAG ATTATAGATCTCCCATACGTCCAGTTCCAGATAGTTACTTACCTGAAGATATAGTTTACGATCAAGGGGAGGCACAAAATGTATCTAACAATCTTTACCTAGAAGGAGAAAGTTACATTGATAACGAACGCGAACCAGATAGTGCTTCCAGCAGAGGCTCATGGTGGCTTGAAGCAGCTAAAATTGCAGATGATCTTGAAAGCAAACCGAAGACACTGGAACCACACACCTTG GAAAGTTTCGAGGAAGATGATGACTGGTGGATAGCTGTAGAAGAGTCCCTACAAGGAATCTCATCTTTAAGTCCTTCCCCAAAATGCCCTTTGATTTAG
- the LOC106383393 gene encoding uncharacterized protein LOC106383393: MNSNSKNSVSSDLLSKKPTRKDAVSSAAPMKPSTAPMKPSTAPMKPSAAPMKPIGQSGVSGDSSLKKRNGKAVVCSDVPSDKNDGVVFFKNETRNALSKILIGLEMLLIDEEGTVIQGFIPPSRIGTYLRHMIPGSTYRLNNFFGSKTKKVYRVADPDVTIAFSWNSVLSVLKDSSIWFPEDRFRFHGYEQFEAACDLRGDLYDYIGHISLVNEQTLNESLVLDEVEIASMRRILVHVQTHECFISVIPIIFTGFFDMDVQPTTEYLAWLESNSEVANRVNVEIVTKAETATIGELFSYMKQEEAKVAWFECTATIDDVVRDSAWYYIACGGCKTKATKGPTTLMCKKCGKAEITGAAEYLTKLYVYDNNDYASFVVLGDAGHELTGKKASGLVESYYEANEGAVDGHVVMVPQAMIDTIGQTRTFVIKISNHNLEGKTQALTVTKVLPLEVPALGCDLDDIVVVPPTAVTLETGNREEGSSILNEEHADDGLKRGSDMIVSDDAKHAKCG, translated from the exons ATGAATTCCAACAGCAAAAACTCCGTTTCCAGCGATCTTCTCTCCAAGAAACCTACCAGAAAGGACGCTGTCTCCTCCGCCGCACCGATGAAACCCTCCACCGCACCGATGAAACCCTCCACCGCACCGATGAAACCCTCCGCCGCACCGATGAAACCTATTGGCCAATCCGGCGTCTCCGGTGATTCCTCTTTGAAGAAACGTAACGGCAAGGCCGTTGTCTGCTCTGATGTCCCCTCCGACAAAAACGATGGCGTCGTGTTCTTTAAAAAT GAGACCAGGAATGCACTCTCGAAGATCCTTATTGGTCTAGAGATGCTTTTGATTGACGAAGAG GGTACTGTGATTCAGGGATTCATCCCACCATCGAGGATTGGCACTTATCTGCGACACATGATTCCCGGTTCCACTTACAGACTCAACAACTTCTTTGGTTCTAAGACCAAGAAGGTGTACCGGGTTGCTGATCCAGACGTGACCATTGCTTTCTCATGGAACTCTGTCCTCTCTGTTCTCAAAGACAGTTCGATTTGGTTTCCTGAAGATCGATTCCGTTTCCATGGCTATGAACAGTTCGAAGCGGCCTGCGACCTCAGAGGGGATCTGTATG ATTATATTGGTCATATTAGCTTGGTGAATGAGCAGACTCTTAACGAGAGTCTTGTGCTTGATGAAGTCGAGATAGCTTCTATGCGGCGAATTTTGGTTCATGTTCAGACACATGA GTGCTTTATCTCTGTCATCCCTATCATCTTCACGGGTTTTTTTGATATGGATGTTCAACCAACCACGGAGTATCTGGCTTG GCTTGAATCAAACTCAGAAGTTGCTAATAGAGTTAATGTTGAAATTGTCACCAAGGCTGAGACAGCTACTATAGGGGAGCTATTCTCTTACATGAAGCAGGAAGAAGCGAAG GTCGCTTGGTTCGAGTGTACAGCCACTATTGATGATGTTGTGCGTGATTCCGCATGGTATTACATTGCTTGTGGTGGGTGCAAGACTAAAGCAACTAAAGGACCTACCACGCTTATGTGTAAGAAGTGTGGAAAGGCTGAGATTACTGGTGCTGCAGA GTATCTCACTAAGCTCTATGTCTATGACAACAATGATTATGCGAGCTTTGTGGTTCTCGGTGACGCTGGGCATGAGTTAACTGGGAAGAAAGCCTCTGGATTGGTTGAGAGCTACTATGAG gCTAATGAGGGCGCAGTAGATGGGCATGTAGTCATGGTGCCTCAAGCCATGATTGATACCATTGGACAGACACGCACGTTCGTTATCAAGATATCAAACCACAACCTGGAAGGCAAGACGCAAGCTTTAACTGTCACCAAGGTCCTCCCTCTTGAGGTTCCAGCGCTTGGATGCGATCTAGACGACATTGTGGTTGTCCCTCCTACTGCGGTGACTTTGGAAACTGGTAATCGTGAGGAAGGTTCTTCCATTTTGAATGAGGAACATGCAGATGATGGGTTGAAAAGAGGTTCTGATATGATTGTGTCAGATGATGCTAAGCATGCTAAATGTGGCTAA